DNA from Streptomyces rishiriensis:
ACCTTCGACGAGATGCTGGAGCGGCTGCAGCGGGCCTTCACGGCTCAGCAGCGGTTCGTCGGCAACGCCTCGCACGAGCTGCGGACACCGCTCGCGATCAACCGGACGCTTCTGGAGGTGCACCTGTCGGATCCGGGCGCTCCGGTGGAACTGCAGCAGCTCGGCAAGACGCTGCTGGCCACCAACGAACGCAGCGAACAGCTCGTCGAGGGGTTGCTGCTGCTCGCCCGCAGCGACAACCAGATCGTCGAGCGCAAGCCGGTCGACCTCGCCGAGGTCGCCGAGCAGGCCGTCGATCAGGTGCACGGGGAGGCGGCGGCCAAGGGCGTGGTGATCCGAGGTGAGCAGAAACCCGCCGTGGTTCAGGGCAACGGCGTGCTGTTGGAGCGGATCGCGCTGAATCTCGTGCAGAACGCCGTACGGTACAACGTGTCCGAGGGCGGCTGGGTCGAGGTGACCACCGAGGTCCGGCACGGGCAGGCCGTCCTCGTGGTGTCGAACACCGGGCCGGTCGTGCCCGCATACGAGATCGATAATCTGTTCGAGCCGTTCCGTCGCCTGCGCACGGAGCGGACCGGCAGTGACAAGGGGGTCGGGTTGGGCCTGTCCATCGTGCGGTCCGTCGCCCGGGCGCACGGCGGTCATATCGCGGCCCAGCCGCGCGAGGGGGGTGGGCTCGTGATGCGGGTCACCTTCCCCGTCTGAGATCATGTCGCCGACACACACGGGGATGTTCGCTTTGCGCGGAATCTTCTGTGCCTCGACCTGGCTTTCCCGTGTGTGATCGATCACAAGGGCGAATATCCGGCCATCTACTCTCCGTGATCATGAATGCCGTCGTAAAGCCCGGAAAATCCGGGTTTTCAGGGGTCCTGATCACGGGAAGTACACGGTGAGACGCCTTTGAAGTGCGGCAATCGGACCGTGTACGGTCCCGATCGCCATCCAAGCCGATCACTCGTGAGGAGTTCGGTTGGGTGTCGATTGAGTAACAGACCTTGATGTGAGGCAAAATCTCCGCCTCGAGGCGGGCACAAGTCCGGCCTCTCACGCGTTACGTGCGCTGGAGACACCAGCAGATACCCAGAGGGGGAGAGGCGAAATGGCTACCGATTACGACACCCCACGCAAGACCGATGACGACGTCGACTCAGACAGTCTTGAAGAGCTGAAGGCCAGGCGGAACGACAAGTCCGCCTCCGCAGTCGATGTTGATGAATTCGAGGCCGCGGAAGGTCTCGAGCTGCCCGGCGCAGACCTCTCGAACGAGGAACTGGCCGTCCGGGTGCTGCCGAAGCAGCAGGACGAGTTCACTTGCATGAGCTGCTTCCTGGTGCACCACCGCAGTCAGCTGGCCCGGGAGAAGAACGGCCAGCCGATCTGCCGCGACTGCGACTGAGGCGGGGTCGGCCGTGACTGGCTCGACCCCACCTCGGAAGCGCCGCTTCCCCTCGTGGGGAACGGACAAGGGGCCCTCCCGCGGCCCTCACGGCGTGCGTGACGACGAGCGAGGCTCATCCGGTACGGGAGCGGTCCCTGAAGGATCGGCCTCGCTCGAACCCGCGGCCGACCGGGCTGACCAACCGGTGCCGCCGCAGAGCGCCGCCCCCGTCGCCAGGCGGCGGGCGGCGGTCATCCGGGACAAGGCGACGCACCTGGCCCGGGAAGGCGCCCGCAGGGGCGGCAACCGCGCCAGGGCGGGACTGGGGCACCTCGCCGACCGGATCATCGACCTCGCCCCCCGGGTCCCCGTACGGGACCTCCAGACGCTGCGCAGACAGTTCCCCGGTCTCGGGCCCGAGCAGCTCGCGGACAAACTCGTCTCGGGCGCGGCGAACGCCACGTCCACCGTCGGAGCCGGCATCGGGGCGGCGGCCATGCTTCCCGTGCCGCCCGCGATGCCGACCGAACTGGCCGCGGAGATCACCGGGGTGGCGGCGATCGAGCTGAAGCTGATCGCCGAACTCCACGAGGTCTACGGCGTCCGGCCGGCCGGCAATCTCAAGGACCGCAGTACCGCGTATCTGCGCTCGTGGTCGGGCGAACGCGGCGTCGAAGTCATGAAGCCGTCCTCGATCAACTCGGCGCTCGGCGGCCAGATGAAGCGTGAACTGCGCCAGCAGATCATGAAACGCATGGTCCGTGACCTGCCGAACCTCATGCCCTTCATGGTGGGCGCCGCGGTCGGCGCGGTCATGAACCGGCGGGACACCAGGAGAGTGGCCGCGAAGGTCCGGGCCGACCTGCGGAAGATGCAGGTGCCGTGGGACGCGCTGCCGGAACTGCCGCCGCTGGAGCGGCCGGCGGATCCCCTGGCCATCGGGGAGATCTCCAAGCACCCCTTGAACCCGTTGGGCCCCGATGATCCCGACAACCCCGGCAGCCCCGGCAGCCCCCAGAACCCCGGCAACCCCCAGCTTCCCGGGAATCCCGGAGAGCCCGGGCGCTAGGGATCCGGTTACGCGGTCGCCTCCCGCGCCGCCTTCAGCGCCGCTGCCAGGCGCTCCGGCTCCCGCGTCGACAGGTACAGGTAGGGCGTCGGGTCGTCCGGGTCGGTGACCTCGACCCGCAGGGCCGTGGGGATGTAGGAGCGCAGGAGCAGGAAGGCACGGGTGTCGGCCTTGTGCGTGCGCCAGGCGCGCGCCTCGTCGGCGTCCAGGATGTGCGCCTCGCCCAGGGCCGCGACCGGGATCTTCGCCTCGCCCGCGATCAGCGAGTCGCCCACGACGCGGATGCGGAGCGAGCCGTAGGAGCTGGCCACGACCGCCGCCGCCGCGGTGCCGCCGACCAGTCCGCCGAGCAACGGCAGGGTGCCGAAGGGCAGCAGGATCAGGGCCATGGAGACACCCACGAGGAACGAGACGAACCACCACGACCGGGGGGCGGTGAGGCGTTCTTCGTAAGGGCTGGTCGAGAGCTGCATGGAGCCAAGCTTGGCACGGTGTCCTGATGGGGCGGACGCGCGGGTAAGGTCTGCGGCTGTGAGTGGTACTTCCGCAGCTCTTGAGCCTCCGGCCGATGCCGTGAAACCCGTTCGGCACCCCGACGCTCCCGTGCCCGGCGAGCTTCTCGGTGCCCACTACGAACACTGTTTCGGATGTGGCGGCGAGCAGCCGCACGGGCTGCGTCTGGAGGCGCGGGCCGGTGAGGGCGTGACCGTCACCGCCGAATTCACCGTGCAGCCCGCCCACCAGGGCGCGCCCGGCCTCGCGCACGGGGGGATCCTGGCCACCGCCCTCGACGAGACACTCGGCTCGCTGAACTGGCTGCTGCGGACGATCGCCGTGACCGGACGGCTGGAGACCGACTTCGTACGGCCCGTGCCCGTCGGAACCACGCTGCATCTCGAGGCCGAGGTGACGGCGGTGGCGGGACGCAAGATCTACTCCAGTGCCACCGGGCGGATCGGCGGCCCCGACGGGCCGCTCGCCGTCCGTGCCGACGCGCTCTTCGTCGAGGTCGCGGTCGAGCACTTCGTGAGCCACGGCCGTGAGACGGAGATCCGGGCCGCCATGAGCGACCCGGACCAGATCCGGCGCACCCGTGCCTTCGAGGTGAACCCGTGAGCCGTGACCCCCTGAACGTGCTGATCCGGCGCGTCGACCCCGACGTACCGCTTCCGACGTACGAGCACCCGGGTGACGCCGGGGCCGATCTGCGTACCACGCGCAGCCATGAACTGGCGCCGGGGGAGCGGGCCGTACTGCCCACGGGGGTGTCCATCGCCCTGCCCGAGGGGTACGCGGCCTTCGTGCACCCGCGCTCGGGGCTGGCCGCCCGGTGCGGCGTCGCCCTCGTGAATGCCCCGGGGACGGTTGATGCCGGGTACCGTGGGGAGATCAAGGTGATCGTGGTGAATCTCGACCCGCGCGAGTCCGTGCGGTTCGAGCGCTTCGACCGGATTGCCCAACTGGTCGTGCAGCAGGTCGAGAGGGTCCGCTTCCAGGAGGTGGCGGAACTTCCCGGATCGGCGCGGGCCGCAGGGGGCTTCGGGTCCACCGGCGGGCATGCGGCCGTGGGCGGTGAAAGCGGTACAAGCGCCTCGGCCGCCGAGGGCGGCGCGACGGGTGGGAATCGATACGCTTCGGTCGTATCCGACCGGGAAGGACAGTGACGTGTTCGGACGTCGCAAGAAGAAGGGTGCCGCCGAGGACGCGGCCGGCGAGGCCGAGCAGGTCGTCGACAGTGTCGACGCTGAGGCGGACGACGTAGCGGGCGGCGGGCGCGAGCGCGTGCGGCTCGAGCCCGAGCCGCGGCCCGACGGGCCCTGGGACGACTCGGAGGTGCGCGACCCGGCCGAGGGCCGCGTGGACCTCGGCGGGATCTTCGTGCCCGGGGTCGACGGCATGGAGCTGCGGGTGGAGGTCGCCGGTGACGCGATCGTCGCGGCGACCGTCGTACTGCGCGACAGCGCCATCCAGCTCCAGGCCTTCGCCGCTCCCAAGCGGGAGGGCATCTGGGGTGAGGTGCGCGAGGAGATCGGCTCCGGCATCACCCAGCAGGGTGGCATCGTCGACGAGGTCGAAGGCCCGCTGGGCTGGGAGCTGCGGGCCCAGGTGCCGGTGCAGCTGCCGGACGGCACGGGTGGCTTCCACGTCGTGCGGTTCGTCGGCGTGGACGGTCCCCGCTGGTTCCTGCGCGGAGTGATCTCGGGTCAGGGCGCGGTGCAGCCGCAGGCGGCCGGTCTGCTCGAGCAGATCTTCCGGGACACCGTCGTGGTTCGCGGAGAGGGCCCGATGGCGCCCCGCGACCCGATCGTGCTCAAGCTGCCGAACGACGCGCAGATGGTTCCCGAGGGCGTCCAGCAGCAGGACGACAGCTCCCGCTTCTCCGGCGGCATGGGCCAGCTGCAGCGCGGACCTGAGATCACCGAGGTCCGTTAGTCCGCTGGTCCACGACGGCAGGCCGCACGACCCAGAGGGCCGCACCCCGCACGGGGTGCGGCCCTTTGTCGTGTCCGCGTCTCGCGTCTTTCTCCTGTGTGCACCCTTGACGGCCCATTGGTCTGGACCTACGGTCTCCGCTCAACGCCTGAGTTCATAAGGGCGCTCTGTGTTCACATACAGGAACGAGAACGGAGCTGCTGTGCGTCGAACCGCATTCCTTGTGACCGTCACCGCCCTGGTCCTGGGCGCTCTCGTGTCACCCGCCGCCCCACGGGCCCAAGCCGCCCCGGCCGCCTTCGCCCACCCCGGGGTCACCGTCTCGCGGGCGCAACTGGACTTCGTCCGGGACAAGGTCGGCTCCGCGGCCCAGCCCTGGAAGGGCGCCTTCGACCAGCTCCTGGCGAGCAAGTACGCCAGCCTGATCCGCACCCCCAAACCCCGCGCGGTGGTCGAGTGCGGGTCCTACTCCAACCCGAACTACGGCTGCACGGACGAGCGGGAGGACGCCCTCGCGGCGTACACCGACGCCCTCGCCTGGTACATCACGCGGGACGAGCGCTACGCGAAGAAGGCCATCGAGCTGATGGACGCCTGGTCGGCCGTCGTCCAGGACCACACCAACAGCAACGCCCCGCTCCAGACCGGCTGGGCCGGCTCGTCCTGGCCCAGGGCCGCCGAGATCATCAAGTACACGTACACCGGCGGCTGGGCCGGCTCCGGCCGCTTCGCGACCATGCTGCGGGACGTCTACCTGCCCGAGGTCATCAACGGCTCCAACTCGAACGGGAACTGGGAGCTGTCCATGACGGAGGCCGCGATCGGCATCTCCGTCTTCCTCGAGGACAGGACCTCGTACGACAAGGCCATGGCGCGGTTCCGCACCCGCACGGCCGCCTATGTCTACCTGGCCTCCGACGGCGAACTGCCGAAGACCGTGCCGAGCCAGAACCTGAACACCCGGGACAAGATCGTCGCCTACTGGCAGGGGCAGGGCACCTTCGTCACCGGCCTCACCCAGGAGACCTGCCGAGACCTCACCCACACCGGGTACGGCATCTCCGCGATCTCGCACATCGCCGAGACCAGCCGGATCCAGGGACAGGACCTGTACGGCACCGACGTCGGCGAGCGGCTGCGGCAG
Protein-coding regions in this window:
- the dut gene encoding dUTP diphosphatase, whose amino-acid sequence is MSRDPLNVLIRRVDPDVPLPTYEHPGDAGADLRTTRSHELAPGERAVLPTGVSIALPEGYAAFVHPRSGLAARCGVALVNAPGTVDAGYRGEIKVIVVNLDPRESVRFERFDRIAQLVVQQVERVRFQEVAELPGSARAAGGFGSTGGHAAVGGESGTSASAAEGGATGGNRYASVVSDREGQ
- a CDS encoding alginate lyase family protein yields the protein MRRTAFLVTVTALVLGALVSPAAPRAQAAPAAFAHPGVTVSRAQLDFVRDKVGSAAQPWKGAFDQLLASKYASLIRTPKPRAVVECGSYSNPNYGCTDEREDALAAYTDALAWYITRDERYAKKAIELMDAWSAVVQDHTNSNAPLQTGWAGSSWPRAAEIIKYTYTGGWAGSGRFATMLRDVYLPEVINGSNSNGNWELSMTEAAIGISVFLEDRTSYDKAMARFRTRTAAYVYLASDGELPKTVPSQNLNTRDKIVAYWQGQGTFVTGLTQETCRDLTHTGYGISAISHIAETSRIQGQDLYGTDVGERLRQALGFQAKYELGAAVPSWLCGGSLNQTLGPVTEVGYNALHNRLGIAMTNTQTLTLQNRPAGSNNLFVAWETLTHGDNPA
- a CDS encoding DUF3710 domain-containing protein — translated: MFGRRKKKGAAEDAAGEAEQVVDSVDAEADDVAGGGRERVRLEPEPRPDGPWDDSEVRDPAEGRVDLGGIFVPGVDGMELRVEVAGDAIVAATVVLRDSAIQLQAFAAPKREGIWGEVREEIGSGITQQGGIVDEVEGPLGWELRAQVPVQLPDGTGGFHVVRFVGVDGPRWFLRGVISGQGAVQPQAAGLLEQIFRDTVVVRGEGPMAPRDPIVLKLPNDAQMVPEGVQQQDDSSRFSGGMGQLQRGPEITEVR
- a CDS encoding sensor histidine kinase encodes the protein MASTPAPSQAPPKPTWDPRRPQDALPWLRPTIRIRLTLLYGGMFLIAGILLLSIIYLLAANALNVGSDLPFRVISGQVSSETCNIGSTTPTASELNHALNGCVNEQRQHALDNLLSRSLLALLGLAVIAFAFGYAMAGRVLSPLGRITRTARAVAGSDLSRRIELDGPDDELKELADTFDEMLERLQRAFTAQQRFVGNASHELRTPLAINRTLLEVHLSDPGAPVELQQLGKTLLATNERSEQLVEGLLLLARSDNQIVERKPVDLAEVAEQAVDQVHGEAAAKGVVIRGEQKPAVVQGNGVLLERIALNLVQNAVRYNVSEGGWVEVTTEVRHGQAVLVVSNTGPVVPAYEIDNLFEPFRRLRTERTGSDKGVGLGLSIVRSVARAHGGHIAAQPREGGGLVMRVTFPV
- a CDS encoding PaaI family thioesterase; translated protein: MSGTSAALEPPADAVKPVRHPDAPVPGELLGAHYEHCFGCGGEQPHGLRLEARAGEGVTVTAEFTVQPAHQGAPGLAHGGILATALDETLGSLNWLLRTIAVTGRLETDFVRPVPVGTTLHLEAEVTAVAGRKIYSSATGRIGGPDGPLAVRADALFVEVAVEHFVSHGRETEIRAAMSDPDQIRRTRAFEVNP
- a CDS encoding DUF3093 domain-containing protein; translated protein: MQLSTSPYEERLTAPRSWWFVSFLVGVSMALILLPFGTLPLLGGLVGGTAAAAVVASSYGSLRIRVVGDSLIAGEAKIPVAALGEAHILDADEARAWRTHKADTRAFLLLRSYIPTALRVEVTDPDDPTPYLYLSTREPERLAAALKAAREATA
- a CDS encoding DUF4193 domain-containing protein, with amino-acid sequence MATDYDTPRKTDDDVDSDSLEELKARRNDKSASAVDVDEFEAAEGLELPGADLSNEELAVRVLPKQQDEFTCMSCFLVHHRSQLAREKNGQPICRDCD